One window from the genome of Malus domestica chromosome 01, GDT2T_hap1 encodes:
- the LOC114826738 gene encoding uncharacterized protein → MDLDAAGVHKKLQLNELEEIRHEAYDNARIYKEKTKAFHDKMIRGKSFSVGQKVLLFNSRLRLFPVQVQSLKTGQEFNVNGHRLKPYYENFEEHVVEDVPLHAVGTNTD, encoded by the exons ATGGATCTTGATGCCGCTGGAGTTCATAAGAAGCTccaattgaatgaacttgaagagattaGGCATGAGGCTTATGACAACGctcgaatttacaaggagaagacgaaggcttttcatgataagatgattcgaggcaaatcattctctgttgggcagaaagtgttacttttTAATTCCCGCCTTCGATTGTTTCCTG tccaagttcaaagcttgaaaacagGACAAGAATTCAACGTGAATGGACATCGGTTAAAGCCCTACTATGAGAATTTCGAGGAGCATGTGGTGGAGGATGtgcccctccatgccgtgggcacTAATACAgattaa